Genomic segment of Candidatus Bathyarchaeia archaeon:
GCGGCTAAGGCCAGCTCCTGGTTTCTCCCTCCTTTGCCGCCGCCTCGAACAGTAACAGTTGTCTCCCCGCCGCATATGAGTGCTAAAGGGGGTTTTAATGGGTTGCCTGATGAAGTCGCCTCCAAAGCGATGGAGGATAGAAGCTTTCCCACCTCCCTTGCCTCTCCTTCCATTCTCGAAGTCAACACGATGGAATTGCATCCTCTTTTCTTATAGAAGCGCTTCAGCTCCAAGCATATTTCAAGGTTGCTTCCAACGATGTAGTTATAAACGGATTTGAAGCAGGGGTCCTCAGGTTTCGGTGTTTCAGGCAATATTCCCTCAACGCCTTTCGTTAAAAACTCTTTAACCGTGTTTGTTAGGTCGTTCCAAAGGCCGTATCGCCTAAGGATTTTGACGGCCTCCATGTAGGTTGACTCATCAGGGCTTGTTGGACCCGAGGCGATTACGTCGACCCGATCTCCGACGACATCGGATATTATGAGGGATATGACTGTAGCCGGGCTTGCCTTCTTAGCCAGCCACCCTCCTTTAATTCTCGAAAGATGTTTCCTCACGGTGTTTATCTCGTGTATGGTGGCCCCGGATAGGATCATTTTATCGGTGATGAGCCTTTTCTCCTCCAAGGTTAAGCCCTCAGCTGGAAGGGGTAAGAGCGATGATCCCCCTCCTGAGATAAGGCATATGATCAGATCTCGCTTCTCAGCTCCCACGGCGACTTCAATCATCTTCTCCGCGCCTCGTAAGCCCTCTTCATCTGGGATCGGATGCCCCGCTTCATTTAACTTAATTATCCTAGTTTTGAAAAGGGGCTTCGTGCCTCTAGGCACGTTAACGTATCCTTCGGTTATCTTATCGCCGAGAAGCTGTTCGACTCCCTCAGCCAGATGGCCGCTTGCCTTCCCAGCTCCTAGGATGAAAACTCGTTTAAACGAATCCAGCTCCCAAACACCCCCGTCGATCCGGAGTTTTCCATCGGTTACGGCGACATGTTCGCGAAGGAAATTCAGTGGGTGGGCGGCTTTTAAAGCGTATTCAATCCCTTCGACAAGAAGGGACCTCCACGCTTTCAAATCGGGTGTTAACGCGTTTTCAAGTAGCTCTAACCTGTTCTTTATCAATGAGACCGCCTCTGGAGGCGTTAAGATTTATCTTTGGTTAGCGCATTTAAATTTTGAAGTCTATGAACAGAACCTGCGTCATATACTCTCCCAGGTACTTGGACCATGATACTGGAACCTATCACCCAGAATCTCCGAGTAGGCTAACCCGGTTGCTGGAGGAGTTGCGTCGATCCAACGTTTTCAAAGAAGGGGTATGTGAGCTGCGTGAGCCTCGGAGGGCGTTACAAGAAGAGATCACCCTTGTCCACGAAAAAGAGTATTACATGAAGGTGAAGAAGATCGCGGACGCTGGCTTCGGCGCTCTCGACCCTGATACACCGGTTTCAAAGGGCAGCTTTGAAGCCGCCGTGATGGCGGCGGGAGGAGTGTTGAAGGCATGTGAACTCATAATGGCCGGGGAATTTAAAAATGGGTTCGCGTTGGTAAGGCCTCCTGGGCATCATGCCGGGGTTAGAGGTCGAGCGTTGGGGGCTCCTACAGCCGGCTTCTGCATCTTCAACAACGTAGCTGTTGCAGCTCAAAGTCTCTTGAAGCATCGAAGCGCCCAAAGAGTATTGGTATTGGACCTCGATTGCCATCATGGGAACGGAACCCAAGAGATATTCAACGAAAGCGAAGAGGTCATGTATGTAAGTCTCCATCAAGACGGCAAGACACTTTATCCCGGAACTGGCTCCCTCAACGACATTGGGGTAGGAGAAGGGGAAGGATACAAAATAAACATCCCACTTCCTCCCGGCTCATGCGATGATGTTCACTTAATGGCGTTTGAGGAGATTCTCGTCAAGATTTCATCGCAGTTTAAGCCCGACTTCATCCTCGTGTCAGCTGGATTTGACTCTCATCACGAAGACCCCTTGACGAACATGGGTGTGTCGATTGAAGGGTTCAGGAGAATGTATTTAGAAGCCTTGAACATGGCTGAAGAGCTTTGTCAAGGAAGATTGGTGGCGTCTTTAGAGGGAGGCTACGGCGTAAAGTTCGCATCCTCAGCCGCGACTGCGATAAGAGTGTTAGCCGGCCTACCCGTTAAACCCGTTGAAGAATTTAAGTACAGCGACCCTGGAATCGTTGAGGAGGTTAAATCCACACTAAACGCGTTAAAGAACCTGTTAAGCTCATACTGGAGCCTTTAACCCTCGAAATCTAGATCATACACGATCAAAGAGCAACAATGAGGTTTATGGATGACTTTAATTCCAAGGTCTTTCACGCCGGTTAAGACAGATTTTGATGGGAAGGCAATCCCATCGATTCCAGTTTGAACCGCCCTGAGATCCAAATGGTCACGGTAAAGCCCGGAAGGTCTCATGCAACCCAAAGCCACCGGCCTATCCTTCATCTTGGATTTCCCATAAGCTATCAGCTCCGATACGTGCTCCAAGGGTGGCGGATTCACGTCCTCCATGGCGGTTCCCCTCAGAGGTGTGAAGACGATGAATATCAACGCGTCTGGTTCTTGGTTTACCGCTAATTCGACGGCTTTCCACTCCCCTCGAATCTTCCCGTAATGAAGCCCAATAAGAATGTGGGGGGTGATTTTCAACCCAGCATCCTTCAAAAGCTCTAAAGAGCTTTCGAGGTCAGCTACCTTAGCTTTAAGGTGGTATATTTCCCTGAGGGTGTCATCGCTTCCAACCACATCCATGGAAACGCAGTCTACGCCTGAACCCTTCAAGACTTCCACGTCCTCCACATCCACTAGCCCCGTGTGAACAACTATCCTTAGTCCCAGATTCTTCGCCTCCCTTAACGCCCTAGAAAAGCGTTTCAAGGGGACCTTACCATCTGAGGTGCAACCCCCACTAACCAAGCAGCCTACGCCACCCCTTGCTTTTAACTCCACGCATTTCTCTATCAACATCTCAGGCGACGTAGCCTCCTCCATGGTTGAGAGAAGCCTCTTAGAGCAATGCAGGCAATTCAGGTTACACCATCTACCCGTAACGCTGAACGATGGGAATAAGTCGTGCGGCCACCCAACGCTGGAGGAAGGATGAGGCAATGATGGGAAGTAAACGATTAACCTATCAACCTTCTCCTGAATCCTTAGAGACAAAATCGCACACCTTAATTTAATTCGCACATGCTCAGTTTGAAGCCTCTCCAGATATCGGCTATCAGACCTCTGGAATCCACCGGCGTTGCAATGGTGAACGGTCAACCCTCCACGTTAATATACAATTCATAAACTATATAACCTCTAGGCTCCAAGCAGCTTGGGAAAAGATCTGTCCTATGACATGAGAAAATCCGTGAATGGAAACTTCAAAACGTTTATTAAACTTGACTTAGCCATCGTAATTTCAGATGGTTGAGATGTCGCGAAAAATTAAGGTCAGAATATACACGGAGAGCACCGGATTCGTAGAGGCGGAGCTTATGGAAGAGAAGAATCCTGAAACGGTTAAAGCCATACTCGCCGCGCTTCCCCTTCGGTCGAAGGTGAACAGGTGGGGAGATGAGGTGTACTTCACCATACCTGTTAGCCTTGGGGAGGAAAACGCCCAAAGAGAGGTAGAAGTTGGAGATTTAGGATACTGGCCAGAGGGTAAATGTTTTTGCATCTTCTTTGGAAGAACGCCTGTCAGCGATGGGGATAAACCGGTAGCCGCCAGCCCAGTGAATGTGTTCGGAAAAGTCAGGGGCGACCCATCCATTTTTAGGAAAGCGAAAAGGGGAGAAACAATCCGCGTCGAGAAACTTGACTCCCCAAATTAACAAGTCTTCATAAATGATTAAACGTGGGGGCACGTTTTTTCTGAACTTTTCCATACTTTAAAGAAGACTTAACGGTTTGAGAGTTACATTAAGGTTGACGGGGTTTGAGTTTTGAACGAACACTCTAGAAGAGGTTTCGCCGCAATGGACCTAGCGAGGAGGGCGGGAAAGCATGTGGCTTCAAGCTTTCTTAAATCATCGAGCACTGACTTTCGGTTTAAATCGAAACATGAGATTGCGACGGCTGTTGACTTGGAAGCCGAGTCCATAATACTGGAGGGCATTAAATCAATATTTCCCGGCGACTCTATTCTAAGCGAAGAGTCGGGGGTGAAAGGTGAAGGGGATGCGTTTACATGGATAGTGGATCCCCTAGATGGAACAACAAACTTCCACGTCGGGAACCCAGTTTTCACCACCTCTGTAGCCCTGGCTTATCGAGGGGAAATCGTCTTAGGCGCCACCTATCATCCAATAATTGATCAGATGTTCTACGTTGAGAAGGGTAGAGGCTTCTATCTCAACGGCGAAAAGCGGGTTGTAAGCCGGGTTTCGAGGCTGGAGGAAGCTTTCGTCGCCTTCTGCCATGGTGCTGACCCGAAAAGCGTTCAAAAGATGATCAAGGCTTACGCCGTCCTTAAACCTCGCTGTGTAAGCCTCAGACAGATGGGCGCCGC
This window contains:
- a CDS encoding glycerate kinase, giving the protein MIKNRLELLENALTPDLKAWRSLLVEGIEYALKAAHPLNFLREHVAVTDGKLRIDGGVWELDSFKRVFILGAGKASGHLAEGVEQLLGDKITEGYVNVPRGTKPLFKTRIIKLNEAGHPIPDEEGLRGAEKMIEVAVGAEKRDLIICLISGGGSSLLPLPAEGLTLEEKRLITDKMILSGATIHEINTVRKHLSRIKGGWLAKKASPATVISLIISDVVGDRVDVIASGPTSPDESTYMEAVKILRRYGLWNDLTNTVKEFLTKGVEGILPETPKPEDPCFKSVYNYIVGSNLEICLELKRFYKKRGCNSIVLTSRMEGEAREVGKLLSSIALEATSSGNPLKPPLALICGGETTVTVRGGGKGGRNQELALAASTRISNQVPILMASFGTDGVDGPTEAAGAVIDHTTIKRAEERGLRAEDYLLNNDSYTFFENLGDLIICGPTGTNVNDISLILIPS
- a CDS encoding histone deacetylase, whose product is MNRTCVIYSPRYLDHDTGTYHPESPSRLTRLLEELRRSNVFKEGVCELREPRRALQEEITLVHEKEYYMKVKKIADAGFGALDPDTPVSKGSFEAAVMAAGGVLKACELIMAGEFKNGFALVRPPGHHAGVRGRALGAPTAGFCIFNNVAVAAQSLLKHRSAQRVLVLDLDCHHGNGTQEIFNESEEVMYVSLHQDGKTLYPGTGSLNDIGVGEGEGYKINIPLPPGSCDDVHLMAFEEILVKISSQFKPDFILVSAGFDSHHEDPLTNMGVSIEGFRRMYLEALNMAEELCQGRLVASLEGGYGVKFASSAATAIRVLAGLPVKPVEEFKYSDPGIVEEVKSTLNALKNLLSSYWSL
- a CDS encoding radical SAM protein; the protein is MTVHHCNAGGFQRSDSRYLERLQTEHVRIKLRCAILSLRIQEKVDRLIVYFPSLPHPSSSVGWPHDLFPSFSVTGRWCNLNCLHCSKRLLSTMEEATSPEMLIEKCVELKARGGVGCLVSGGCTSDGKVPLKRFSRALREAKNLGLRIVVHTGLVDVEDVEVLKGSGVDCVSMDVVGSDDTLREIYHLKAKVADLESSLELLKDAGLKITPHILIGLHYGKIRGEWKAVELAVNQEPDALIFIVFTPLRGTAMEDVNPPPLEHVSELIAYGKSKMKDRPVALGCMRPSGLYRDHLDLRAVQTGIDGIAFPSKSVLTGVKDLGIKVIHKPHCCSLIVYDLDFEG
- a CDS encoding cyclophilin-like fold protein, translated to MVEMSRKIKVRIYTESTGFVEAELMEEKNPETVKAILAALPLRSKVNRWGDEVYFTIPVSLGEENAQREVEVGDLGYWPEGKCFCIFFGRTPVSDGDKPVAASPVNVFGKVRGDPSIFRKAKRGETIRVEKLDSPN
- a CDS encoding inositol monophosphatase family protein, with protein sequence MNEHSRRGFAAMDLARRAGKHVASSFLKSSSTDFRFKSKHEIATAVDLEAESIILEGIKSIFPGDSILSEESGVKGEGDAFTWIVDPLDGTTNFHVGNPVFTTSVALAYRGEIVLGATYHPIIDQMFYVEKGRGFYLNGEKRVVSRVSRLEEAFVAFCHGADPKSVQKMIKAYAVLKPRCVSLRQMGAASFELALLASGRIDAFVMPGVRPWDVAAGVLMVKEAGGLVTDFTGREWSLRSSDLVASNGLIGDELLQII